One window of the Streptomyces asoensis genome contains the following:
- a CDS encoding HAD family hydrolase produces MARLHLFDLDGTLLHGTSAPLEISRQLGLEAETVVLEQSISAGLIGPPEYATQVYDLWTQLTEEHVTAAFEGAPWLARIRDVWAEIGRRGEYCAVVSLSPSFFVERLTGWGAHATYGSRFPAVPFTEPMDPAGALSAAAKVLIADRLCAEFGVTRDDCVAYGDSLSDKDLFGAVPVSVAVNADRHLSGLATHSYVGKDLWDAYELVCHDR; encoded by the coding sequence ATGGCGAGACTTCACCTTTTCGATCTTGACGGCACGCTGCTGCACGGGACGTCCGCTCCGTTGGAGATCTCACGTCAACTCGGCCTGGAGGCCGAGACAGTGGTGCTGGAGCAGTCGATCTCGGCGGGATTGATCGGGCCGCCGGAGTACGCGACGCAGGTGTACGACCTCTGGACGCAGCTCACTGAGGAGCATGTGACGGCGGCGTTCGAAGGGGCGCCGTGGCTGGCACGCATCCGCGATGTCTGGGCGGAGATAGGACGCAGGGGGGAGTACTGCGCGGTCGTGTCGCTCTCGCCTTCCTTCTTCGTGGAAAGACTCACTGGCTGGGGTGCCCACGCAACTTATGGATCCCGTTTCCCGGCGGTCCCTTTCACCGAGCCCATGGACCCGGCGGGAGCGTTGAGCGCAGCGGCGAAGGTGCTGATCGCCGACCGACTCTGCGCGGAGTTCGGAGTGACGCGGGACGACTGTGTCGCTTACGGCGATTCGCTCTCCGACAAGGATCTGTTCGGGGCCGTGCCGGTCTCCGTGGCGGTCAACGCGGACCGCCATCTGTCGGGCCTCGCGACCCACTCCTACGTGGGGAAGGATCTGTGGGATGCCTATGAATTGGTGTGCCACGACCGCTGA
- a CDS encoding GNAT family N-acetyltransferase: protein MPTPSLTALPIRRLTHRDLTACADLSENRGWPREEHKWGLLLSAGKGYGIDDPDGGLVSACVVTEYGPHGHPVLGAIGMVLVAERHARQGIGRRLMRHVVSLMGTTPLTLHATPNGRPLYEELGFKTTGRAEMVRGRFTPDETASDVVTRAATAEDLIAILRLDEEVFGTDRTHVITRLPAFADQVRVAEDDGRIIGYAAAWPNMDTQVVGPLVARTTKTAKALLASLAARTDRPLRTDIDVRHEELLEWVKARGLESVAFNAVMTHGITELPGDWRRRFAPLTVAAG from the coding sequence GTGCCGACTCCTTCCCTCACCGCTCTGCCCATCCGTCGTCTGACCCACCGCGATCTCACCGCCTGCGCCGACTTGTCCGAGAACCGGGGGTGGCCGCGCGAGGAGCACAAGTGGGGCCTGCTCCTCTCGGCCGGAAAGGGTTACGGCATCGACGACCCCGACGGCGGCCTCGTCAGTGCCTGCGTCGTCACCGAGTACGGCCCGCACGGCCACCCCGTCCTCGGCGCCATCGGGATGGTGCTGGTCGCCGAGCGGCACGCCCGGCAGGGCATCGGGCGGCGGCTGATGCGGCACGTCGTCTCCCTGATGGGCACCACCCCGCTGACCCTGCACGCCACACCGAACGGCCGTCCGCTCTACGAGGAGCTGGGCTTCAAGACCACAGGCCGGGCGGAAATGGTGCGCGGGCGTTTCACCCCGGATGAAACGGCGTCGGACGTCGTCACCCGTGCGGCCACGGCCGAGGACCTCATCGCGATCCTTCGGCTCGACGAGGAGGTCTTCGGCACCGATCGGACGCACGTGATCACTCGCCTGCCCGCCTTCGCCGACCAGGTGCGGGTAGCCGAGGACGACGGCCGGATCATCGGTTACGCGGCCGCATGGCCCAACATGGACACCCAGGTCGTGGGCCCGCTCGTCGCCAGGACCACAAAGACCGCGAAGGCCCTGCTGGCCTCCCTCGCCGCCCGCACCGACCGGCCGCTGCGCACCGACATCGACGTACGGCACGAGGAACTGCTGGAGTGGGTGAAGGCACGGGGCCTGGAGTCCGTTGCCTTCAACGCCGTGATGACCCACGGGATCACGGAGTTGCCGGGCGACTGGCGCCGCCGGTTCGCTCCGCTGACGGTGGCGGCAGGCTGA
- a CDS encoding GlcG/HbpS family heme-binding protein, which yields MSTTTFAPLTIHDAEALVSAARRAAEAAGVTVSVTVLDAGGHLLAFRRDDRAVLISGETSTRKAYTALQLNAPTADLVDAVQPGGLFHTLPTALDRPLLFIAGGVPVHRDGRLIGAIGVGGGAPEQDHGFATAAVETLA from the coding sequence ATGAGCACCACCACCTTCGCGCCCCTGACCATTCACGACGCCGAAGCCCTCGTCTCGGCCGCCCGCCGTGCCGCCGAGGCAGCCGGGGTCACGGTCAGCGTCACCGTCCTGGACGCCGGTGGCCATCTGCTGGCCTTCCGCCGCGATGACCGGGCCGTACTGATCTCCGGGGAGACGAGCACGCGCAAGGCGTACACGGCGCTTCAGTTGAACGCCCCCACCGCCGACCTCGTCGACGCCGTGCAGCCCGGCGGCCTCTTCCACACCCTGCCCACCGCGCTCGACCGGCCGCTGCTGTTCATCGCGGGTGGGGTGCCGGTGCACCGCGACGGCCGTCTGATCGGCGCGATCGGGGTCGGGGGCGGCGCCCCGGAGCAGGACCACGGCTTCGCCACGGCCGCCGTGGAGACGCTCGCCTGA